Proteins found in one Miscanthus floridulus cultivar M001 chromosome 4, ASM1932011v1, whole genome shotgun sequence genomic segment:
- the LOC136548054 gene encoding blue copper protein 1a-like, with protein MASSRHVLLLAAVACLTSLASGTQWMVGDGGGWRAKFNETGWTDGKTFVVGDSLQFVYPKEKHTVIMVGKDAFAACDLSANLQLRNWTSGNDVVQLDMPGKVWFICNKPSHCDNGMKLLIDVVDGTVAPSPPLLFPFPFPGMAPAPSLRWPLFPGGSAPAPAPASPAAAPPSAGVRNPVLGVVAAAAAAVVAAALAF; from the exons ATGGCGTCCTCTAGGCATGTGCTGCTCTTGGCTGCCGTCGCGTGCCTCACGTCGCTGGCCTCCGGGACGCAGTGGATGGTCGGGGACGGCGGTGGCTGGAGGGCCAAGTTCAACGAGACCGGCTGGACCGACGGCAAGACGTTCGTGGTCGGCGACAGCCTGC AGTTCGTATACCCCAAGGAGAAGCACACGGTGATCATGGTCGGCAAGGACGCCTTCGCGGCGTGCGACCTGAGCGCCAACCTGCAGCTCCGGAACTGGACCAGCGGCAACGACGTCGTGCAGCTCGACATGCCCGGCAAGGTGTGGTTCATCTGCAACAAGCCCAGCCACTGCGACAACGGCATGAAGCTCCTCATCGACGTGGTCGACGGCACCGTCGCCCCATCCCCGCCGCTGCTGTTCCCGTTCCCGTTCCCGGGAATGGCCCCGGCCCCATCTCTCCGTTGGCCGTTATTCCCCGGGGGatcggccccggccccggccccagCATCGCCAGCGGCAGCGCCGCCGTCTGCGGGGGTGCGGAACCCGGTCCTCGGCGTGGTCGCCGCGGCGGCAGCCGCCGTGGTCGCTGCCGCGCTCGCGTTCTAG